One genomic window of Arthrobacter caoxuetaonis includes the following:
- the argJ gene encoding bifunctional glutamate N-acetyltransferase/amino-acid acetyltransferase ArgJ, which translates to MTAELSSSTATGITAPAGFRAAGVTAGLKASGGRDVALVVNDGPVKSAAAVFTRNRVAAAPVHWSRQAISDGRADAVFLNSGGANACTGPQGFQNTHATAEKVADLLGVSANDVLVCSTGLIGEQLPMDKLLPGAEAAAQALASDGGALAAEAIMTTDTVSKQAVFEGSGYSIGGMAKGAGMLAPGLATMLVVLTTDAALDAAALDQALRAATAVTFDRTDSDGCMSTNDTVILMASGASGTVPDTEEFTRGLTEVCHSLAQQLITDAEGASHDIAITTINAATVADAEAASRAVARSNLFKTAIFGNDPNWGRVLSAVGTTDAAFEPDQINVTINGVQVCRNGGIGDPREGVDLTGRAVSVEIDLAAGSESATIWTNDLTTDYVHENSAYSS; encoded by the coding sequence ATGACCGCCGAACTGTCCAGCAGCACCGCCACCGGCATCACCGCACCGGCAGGGTTCCGCGCCGCCGGCGTCACCGCGGGCCTAAAGGCCTCCGGCGGCCGCGACGTCGCCCTGGTGGTCAACGACGGCCCGGTCAAGTCCGCTGCAGCTGTCTTCACCCGCAACCGGGTTGCCGCAGCTCCCGTGCACTGGTCACGGCAGGCCATCTCCGACGGACGGGCCGACGCCGTGTTCCTGAACTCCGGCGGCGCCAACGCCTGCACCGGTCCCCAGGGCTTCCAGAACACCCACGCCACGGCCGAAAAGGTCGCGGACCTGCTGGGCGTTTCCGCCAATGACGTCCTGGTCTGCTCCACCGGCCTGATCGGCGAGCAGCTGCCCATGGATAAGCTGCTGCCCGGCGCGGAAGCAGCGGCCCAGGCCCTGGCCTCCGACGGCGGTGCCCTGGCGGCCGAGGCCATCATGACCACGGACACGGTCTCCAAGCAGGCCGTCTTTGAAGGCAGCGGCTACAGCATCGGCGGCATGGCCAAGGGCGCCGGCATGCTGGCTCCGGGCCTGGCCACCATGCTGGTGGTGCTGACTACCGACGCCGCCCTCGACGCCGCTGCCCTGGACCAGGCACTGCGCGCCGCCACCGCCGTGACGTTCGACCGCACCGACTCAGACGGCTGCATGTCCACGAACGACACCGTGATCCTGATGGCCTCCGGCGCTTCCGGCACTGTTCCGGACACGGAGGAGTTCACCCGGGGACTTACCGAGGTGTGCCACTCGCTGGCCCAGCAGCTGATCACCGACGCCGAAGGCGCCAGCCACGACATCGCCATCACCACCATCAACGCCGCCACGGTGGCCGACGCAGAAGCCGCATCCCGCGCCGTCGCACGGTCGAACCTCTTCAAGACCGCCATCTTTGGCAACGATCCGAACTGGGGCCGGGTGCTCTCCGCCGTCGGTACCACCGACGCCGCGTTCGAGCCGGACCAGATCAACGTCACCATCAACGGGGTGCAGGTCTGCCGGAACGGCGGCATCGGCGACCCGCGGGAGGGCGTTGACCTGACCGGCCGCGCGGTCAGTGTGGAAATCGACCTGGCTGCGGGCAGCGAATCCGCGACCATCTGGACCAACGACCTGACCACCGACTACGTCCACGAAAACTCGGCGTACAGCAGCTGA
- the argB gene encoding acetylglutamate kinase — protein sequence MSTPTEVREQLAAQDKAATLIEALPWIQRFAGSTIVIKYGGNAMINDELRQAFAEDIVFLHHVGVHPVVVHGGGPQISALLDRLGIESEFKGGLRVTTPEAMDAVRMVLTGQVGRELVGLVNSHGPYAVGLSGEDGGLLQAIRTGTVIDGEEVDLGLVGEVVGVNPGAILDLIEAGRIPVISTVAPEIGADGNPTGQVLNVNADTAAAALAVALEASRLVVLTDVEGLYANWPDKSSLISALTAAELRQMLPSLESGMIPKMEACLAAVDGGVDRAAVVDGRMAHSMLLEVFTTAGIGTQIVPDGENA from the coding sequence ATGAGCACTCCAACAGAAGTCCGCGAACAGCTGGCCGCCCAGGACAAGGCCGCCACGCTGATTGAAGCGCTGCCCTGGATCCAGCGCTTCGCCGGCAGCACGATTGTGATCAAGTACGGCGGCAACGCCATGATCAACGACGAACTGCGGCAGGCCTTCGCCGAGGACATCGTCTTCCTGCACCACGTGGGCGTGCACCCCGTCGTGGTGCACGGCGGCGGGCCGCAGATCAGCGCCCTGCTGGACCGGCTCGGCATTGAATCCGAGTTCAAGGGCGGACTCCGGGTCACCACCCCCGAAGCCATGGATGCCGTGCGCATGGTGCTCACCGGGCAGGTCGGCCGTGAACTCGTGGGCCTGGTCAACTCCCACGGACCCTACGCCGTTGGACTCTCCGGCGAAGACGGCGGACTGCTGCAGGCCATCCGCACCGGAACCGTCATTGACGGCGAAGAAGTGGACCTGGGCCTCGTCGGCGAAGTCGTCGGCGTGAACCCCGGCGCCATCCTGGACCTCATCGAAGCCGGGCGGATTCCGGTCATCTCCACGGTCGCCCCGGAAATCGGCGCCGATGGCAACCCCACCGGGCAGGTGCTCAACGTCAACGCCGACACCGCGGCCGCCGCCCTGGCCGTCGCGCTGGAAGCCTCCCGCCTGGTGGTGCTCACCGACGTCGAGGGTCTCTACGCCAACTGGCCGGATAAGTCTTCCCTGATTTCTGCCCTGACCGCCGCGGAACTGCGCCAGATGCTGCCGTCCCTGGAATCGGGCATGATCCCGAAGATGGAGGCCTGCCTGGCAGCCGTCGACGGCGGCGTGGACCGTGCCGCCGTCGTGGACGGCCGGATGGCGCATTCGATGCTGCTGGAAGTCTTCACCACCGCCGGCATCGGCACCCAGATCGTTCCGGACGGAGAGAACGCATGA